One part of the Deltaproteobacteria bacterium genome encodes these proteins:
- a CDS encoding MYXO-CTERM sorting domain-containing protein codes for FTNRTNEAVRYTWTVTSAPSGSRAIVENPKGTVTVSTPFEYHYLADKVVSFTPDVPGNYEIEVTAETVWEDRVTREMNARSTWKTTIVADGEPSPVGCSSASGNGASLLGLLLIGLAGFALRRRD; via the coding sequence TCTTCACCAACCGCACCAACGAGGCCGTGCGCTACACCTGGACCGTGACCAGCGCCCCGAGCGGCTCCCGCGCCATCGTGGAGAACCCCAAGGGCACCGTGACCGTCTCGACCCCCTTCGAGTACCACTACCTGGCCGACAAGGTCGTGAGCTTCACCCCCGACGTCCCGGGCAACTACGAGATCGAGGTCACCGCCGAGACGGTCTGGGAGGACCGGGTCACCCGCGAGATGAACGCCCGCTCGACCTGGAAGACCACCATCGTCGCCGACGGTGAGCCCAGCCCCGTGGGGTGCTCCAGCGCCTCCGGCAACGGCGCCAGCCTCCTGGGCCTGCTGCTCATCGGCCTGGCCGGCTTCGCCCTGCGCCGCCGCGACTGA